From bacterium, one genomic window encodes:
- a CDS encoding branched-chain amino acid ABC transporter permease, whose protein sequence is MATLLNILSSGVFHASILFLVASGLQLVFGVQKVFNLACGSFYALGAYLGITFVDVFTGRGGPPLLAFIPLLAAGILLGALGPVVERGLLRFVYNRDESFQLLLTFSVVLMLEDVIRFFWGTYPRSPKGVYLAFGTLHVGGAAIPVYNLLVIAASLLVALLMGYLLEKTRFGKIIRATASNSEMVQALGIRSSVVYVKVFTLGTILGTVGGALVIPTTAAVSEMAVHLIVLAFAVVVIGGLGSMKGAFLGALLVGLLKSVSIAVYPELEMMLIYLIVIGVLVLRPQGLFGGAS, encoded by the coding sequence TTCTGGTGGCATCCGGGTTGCAGCTGGTCTTCGGAGTGCAGAAGGTCTTTAACCTGGCATGCGGCAGCTTTTACGCCCTGGGTGCTTACCTGGGCATCACCTTCGTGGATGTTTTCACAGGTAGGGGCGGTCCGCCTCTTCTGGCATTCATTCCCCTTTTGGCAGCAGGGATACTGCTGGGAGCCTTGGGCCCTGTGGTGGAAAGAGGGCTTTTGCGATTTGTGTACAATCGGGACGAGAGCTTCCAGTTGTTGCTCACATTCTCGGTGGTGCTCATGCTGGAGGATGTGATCAGGTTTTTCTGGGGCACGTACCCGAGATCCCCCAAGGGGGTTTACCTGGCCTTTGGCACCCTTCATGTGGGAGGGGCCGCCATTCCGGTTTACAACCTCTTGGTGATTGCGGCCTCACTACTGGTGGCCTTGTTGATGGGATACTTGCTTGAGAAAACCAGGTTCGGCAAGATCATCAGGGCAACCGCATCCAACAGCGAGATGGTCCAGGCCCTGGGCATCAGGAGCTCAGTGGTCTATGTGAAGGTCTTCACCCTGGGCACCATCCTGGGCACAGTGGGAGGTGCCCTTGTCATACCCACCACCGCCGCAGTCTCCGAGATGGCCGTTCACCTGATTGTGCTGGCATTTGCCGTGGTGGTCATAGGCGGATTGGGGAGCATGAAAGGGGCTTTCCTGGGGGCGCTTCTGGTGGGACTTCTCAAGTCAGTTTCCATAGCGGTTTATCCGGAGCTGGAGATGATGCTCATCTATCTCATAGTTATTGGAGTATTGGTGCTAAGGCCACAGGGGCTCTTCGGAGGCGCGTCATGA